The DNA region TGTCCCGACGGCGGGGACGATCCCCTCTGGCGCGCGGGTCGAACGCGAGGTGGACTTTGATTTCTCCAAGCTGTCCGTGATGCGACTCGCGCTGCGCACACCAGATTTCACGACGGCCGCGCGCATAGAGACAGTCATCAATCGCGCCGTCGGGCGGCGGATCGCGGCCATGACGGATGCAGGCACGGTGACGCTGAACCTTGGGGATGGCCGGCTTGGATCGCCGGCGCAAATCATGGCGCGGATCGAAGGCTTGCCGGTCGAACCCCAGGCACGGGCTCGGGTCGTGGTTGACCCGAGGTCCGGAACCATCGTCATGGGGGCAGATGTCCGAATATCCGCTGTTGCCGTGGCCCAGGGCAACCTCACACTGACGGTAGAGGAGGCACCCATGGTGGTGCAGCCGAATCCTTTCGCGAATGGCCAGACCATGGTGGTCCCGCGTACTTCGGCCGGGATCGAAGAGACCGGCACGGGCCTGGCCGAGCTTCCTTCTTCCACCTCGTTGTCTGATGTGGTGGCGGGATTGAATGCCTTGGGCGTCACACCGCATGACATGATCGACATCCTGAAGAGCATCCACGCCGCGGGTGCGCTTCACGCCGAGTTCGTGGTGAACTGACTGAGCGGGCCGCACTTGTGGAAGGCCAACAGCAACCGAGCGGTAGCCACGCGAGGCGCGCTTCGCGCCTTGGCTTGGTCCACCGTCCCATCGACCGAGATGTTGACGTCGGAAACTCGAAAGGCCTTGGGAGCCTCGATAGATTTGGCTGACCCCTTCGTGACGGACTTCAGGGTGAACCGTCTTCCTTTGGTGCGGCCGTGTGCTGGCCGGTTTGACGTTCTGTGGCCGCTCACGCCACTTTGGTGGGTGCCTGCGCCAAGGTGATTTGGCGATAAACAGGCATCAAAATGGACGGCCACGCGGAACCCTTGTCGCGGGCGAAGCATTCTTCGCTGCCACTAGCGAGTTCTGCTGTTCCGGCCCCTGCATGCGATCTGAACCAGACGGACCAATGGAGTTGGTACGGTGTCCGGTCATCGGCCGCCAGTTGGGCCTTGTCCCTGCCACCCGCAGGCGTCGTGGGGCTAGATATAACTGCGAACGAGCGCCCCCGAGATCAGGCTCCAGCCATCGGCCACGACAAAGAAGGCAAGCTTGAACGGGAGCGAAACCACGGCCGGTGGCACCATCATCATGCCCATGGACATCAGGACCGCGGAAACGACGAGATCAATGATGAGGAAGGGCAGGTAGACAAGGAAGCCGATTTCGAACGCACGCTGAATCTCGGAAAGGATAAAGGACGGAATCAGAAGTGACAGTGGCGCATCCGCCACTGCCGTCGGCGGGGCCGGCCGGAGTTCAGCGAGGGTGAAGAAGGTATCCGGGTCGATCCTGCCAGCCATGAAGCCGCGAAATGGCTGAATCGCCGCGAGGAGGGCCTCGTCCATGGCCATTTCATCCCGACTTAGCGGACCCAGGCCAACGTTCCATGCCTCGGTGAAGACGGGGTCCATGATGAACCAGGTCAGAAACAGCGCCAGGCTGACGATCAGCATGTTCGGAGGAGCCTGTTGCAGACCGATGGCCTGTCGCAGGATCGAAAGGACGGTGACGATGAACGGAAAGCAGGTGACCATCACGATCAGGCCGGGCGCCAGACCCAGCACCGTGATGAGCAGGATGAGCTGAACCGCGCGACCGGCAAGCGAACCGCCCTGACCCATGTCGACCGTGACCTGCTGTGCCATGCCGGGCCCGGCTGCCATCACGGTCACGGCAAGAAGCGCCCAGGCAAGGCGGCGATGCATCAAAGCCCACCGCGCAAGTCGGCAACCTCTGTCAAGCGGACGGCCAGGATTCCGGCCTGGTCGCCGTCAAGCTCCTGCAGCTCCCCGCGTGCAATGAGCCTGTCGCCCACATAAAGCTCGACAGGATCGTCGACGCGACGGTCCAGGGGCAGCACCGCGTCGCGGCCGAGCCGGAGAAGATCGCGAACCAGCGGCCGGGCCTTTCCGACCGAAATGGTGATCTCGATCGGGATCTGGGAGAACGGGTTGAACTTCGCGCTGTCATCCATGCTGAATTTCCTTTTCGGCAAGATCAAAGAAACCATGCACCGCCTTGGCGATATCGGTGATCGCGCGGTCGAGATCGACCAGCGCCTCTTCCGTGCCAAGTCGGATGTACACCTGCCCTTCGCCCAGGCTGGGTTCTTCCTTCAGGTCAAGCGGCATGCCGGTCGCCTGACCAACAAGAGACTCGACCGCTGGCCGCACGGCCGGGTTCAAGACGAGGACGATCGGCTGATCGGTCATGGTTTCGGCAAGCGGCATCAATGCGTCAAGCACCAGCGGTGCGAGGGTCGCGCGCGCCGTTTCTGGCAGCAGATGCGAGACAATCTCCAGCAGGAGCGGCTTGAGCGCCGAAAGGACATGGGCGCGCGCTTCAGCATGGGTGAAGCTCAGGGATTGCAGATGACGGGCAAGGTCGGCCCGGATGCGGGCCTGATCATCCGCCTGTGAGGCGGTGGCATCGTCCCACCCTGCTGCATAGCCCTTGTCGAAGGCTTCGAGCCGCTCTTCTTCGAGAGCATCAGCTTCGACGGTCACCGTCGATGAGGACTTCCCTGCGCTGGTTTCAAACACTTCGAGCCGAAGCGCCATCAGACTGTATCCTCGCCGGTTTCCATCCAGCCACGAAGGATCTCTACAGTTTCGGTCTGGCGTTGTTCGATCAGGCGGCGCAGGCGGGCCACCGGGTCAGGCTGGGTTGCCTGCCCCATCCCGTCTTGCGGCCCGATCATGTCGAGCGGCGCTTCGTCCTCCTCGATCACACCGTTGAGGATGCGTGGTGCCTCATCGTCAAGACCCGGCAAAGCCAGGGGGGCGGAGGCCGAAGTGACTTCAGGCAGCCGCCGCCCTGAAAGCAGGACCGGCCGGAGGACGAACAGGCCAAGCCCCAGGACGACGATCGCGAGGACGCCGGCCTGAGCAAGCTGAACGAGGTCGACCGAGGAGAGCTCTGGCAAGAGCCCTGCCTCGGCCAGGGTGCCGTCTTGCGAGATGGCCGGGAAAGGCAGCGATTTCAGCGTGATGGTATCTCCCCGGGATTCGTCGAAGCCGACGGCCGAGGCGACAAGATCACGCAACGCGGCAAGTTCTTCCTCGCCGCGCGGCTGGATGGACACCGTGCCATCTTCGGCCGTGACAGGCTCTCCGTCGACCAGAACGGCAACGGACAGTCGCCGGATCGCACCTGGCAGGCGTTCGACTTCGCGCTGCGTCTCTGATACCTCATAGTTCACCCGCTCCCTGCTTTCGCTGTTCTGGGTGCGATCGGTCTGGCCCGAGGCTGCGTCGCCCTCCGGC from Neotabrizicola shimadae includes:
- a CDS encoding FliM/FliN family flagellar motor switch protein is translated as MDDSAKFNPFSQIPIEITISVGKARPLVRDLLRLGRDAVLPLDRRVDDPVELYVGDRLIARGELQELDGDQAGILAVRLTEVADLRGGL
- the fliP gene encoding flagellar type III secretion system pore protein FliP (The bacterial flagellar biogenesis protein FliP forms a type III secretion system (T3SS)-type pore required for flagellar assembly.); translation: MHRRLAWALLAVTVMAAGPGMAQQVTVDMGQGGSLAGRAVQLILLITVLGLAPGLIVMVTCFPFIVTVLSILRQAIGLQQAPPNMLIVSLALFLTWFIMDPVFTEAWNVGLGPLSRDEMAMDEALLAAIQPFRGFMAGRIDPDTFFTLAELRPAPPTAVADAPLSLLIPSFILSEIQRAFEIGFLVYLPFLIIDLVVSAVLMSMGMMMVPPAVVSLPFKLAFFVVADGWSLISGALVRSYI
- a CDS encoding flagellar basal body P-ring protein FlgI: MMRLALFCLLLAAPVAASPVRIKDLVEYDGVRGNDLVGYGLVVGLDGTGDGLRNSPFTEEMMANLLERLGINVEGEEMRPRNVAAVFVTADLPPFARTGSRIDVTVSAIGDAQSLLGGTLVMTPLNGADGQIYAVAQGAVIAGGVSAEGEAASVTQGVPTAGTIPSGARVEREVDFDFSKLSVMRLALRTPDFTTAARIETVINRAVGRRIAAMTDAGTVTLNLGDGRLGSPAQIMARIEGLPVEPQARARVVVDPRSGTIVMGADVRISAVAVAQGNLTLTVEEAPMVVQPNPFANGQTMVVPRTSAGIEETGTGLAELPSSTSLSDVVAGLNALGVTPHDMIDILKSIHAAGALHAEFVVN
- a CDS encoding FliH/SctL family protein, with the translated sequence MALRLEVFETSAGKSSSTVTVEADALEEERLEAFDKGYAAGWDDATASQADDQARIRADLARHLQSLSFTHAEARAHVLSALKPLLLEIVSHLLPETARATLAPLVLDALMPLAETMTDQPIVLVLNPAVRPAVESLVGQATGMPLDLKEEPSLGEGQVYIRLGTEEALVDLDRAITDIAKAVHGFFDLAEKEIQHG